DNA from Thunnus maccoyii chromosome 5, fThuMac1.1, whole genome shotgun sequence:
ctaacactgatgcttcactattaataatctaatgatgttatatataataatatatcagtcagagggaccaaaccactacttttactgcaatactttaactacatcaagctcataatacttatgtacttttactgcaatactttaactacatcaagctcataatacttatgtacttttactgtagtacggtttttcatgcaggacctTTTCTtctaatgaagtatttttacattgttgtatttgtacttttacttcagtaaaggatcttaGTTCTTCTAACACCTCTGGGTTCGATGACAATATTTTGAAAGAGGAGAAGGTCACTGATTTCCAGACCAGACTCGATTAATATTTCTGGTGTGTTTTCAGGCAGATGAAGAAGCAGTGAAGCCTGACAGTCAGACTGTGGACATCCAGTCTCTAAAGAGTGAAGAGTTCAACACtcaaaggaaggaagaagaagaaacaacacaaacagtaatGAATACAGCAGTGAATGTgagaagctttttaaaatgttcactcACACATTAATAATGCATCTGTCCTGTTATCCAATACAACTATTACATCATAGTGTCAGTATCTGTTACATCTGTTATTTGGACAGAAATATTTACACTTATAgtatgtaaaatttaaattatatgtAGGATTATACAGatttagaaaatacaaaaaaaggtcatttttattaaaatacttCATaagatatgaaaaaatatttaaaatggtAGAGTAATTATTTTAGGACATATGgggaaaatgtaaatatataaacacatattgtatttgatgtgtttcttcatttttgttGATAATTATGACATTTGAAttttctatatatatctatatattttacatatatttttttttaaataatgaattttagtaaataaattcaataatCTTTTGAGAATTGTTGCTGTAAATGGGACAAAACTAACTAAACAGTAAAGTAAGATGTTTGAATAATTATCGTCAGGAAACTGTGGACGAAGGTGAAGAAGTGTCTCTGGATTTTGAGACTTTCCTCCACAACAACGGAACGCTCTACAGCTGCTTCAACCATCACGGAAACAGAGTTTATGTTGATGAGTCGCAGGTAGGAActcatggagaaaaaaaaacatatcctactggaaaaataaatacattatagaCCTCTGGAAAAACAATACAATCTAGTGTGCATGTTTACGAGCTGGCAGTGATGGAGATTATTCAATCAGAaacttgattttgtttgtttaccttaTGTTGACTGATTGAGGCCACTTATGGAGGTCAAAGTTcatttgtttcctctgttttctgcaTGCAGTCTGgtttatgattatttttacaCATGCAGCTGGACTCCTCATAGTTACTCTGTCATTAACAGAAGCTCCAGCCCTTTCCGAAGGAGTGGCACAGTCTGGGACGCTTCATCACCCCCAACAATGAGGTGCGTCTGTTGGTAATTGATTTCAATGcaattttaataaatgttctgAGATTTTCAGAcaaatcagacagacagacaggatatGTTGGACATGGAGAACATGctgcaggataaaaaaaaaaagtattttgttcCTTCAGAGCTCCGGTCAGCCGCAGACTCAGACCAGCAGCCAGCCGGCAGTCAGGGAGGACGACCGCATCGGCAGCATCTACATCCAAGGCAAAGGGACCGTTATCACCTACATGTTTGAGGTGAGACAGAGCTGCCACACTCCAAACACTCAAACTTTGACTTGATGGTTTACTTACTTACTGATACTTGACACCCCTCCTGGAATATAGGCCGTCCACAAGGGTCCTCCTCACAGCCCCAGACTCATCTTACCATTTTCTTACCACTGACTTTGTTTGCAATCTCACTGCCTCTAAAATTCAGTCTGTGTTCTGCTCGAACTCACAGTTGCAGTAAATACCCACTGAATGTCTGTCATTATTTCTAAGATCCTTTTTTTGTATGTTCCTCACATCCAAGATTATATATagacaaaccaaaacaaagtgCTGCTTGGCACAAAGTAAGTTGTTGGAAAGTGTCCTAAGTTGCACAGTGATGACTGAGAACTGGTGGAGGCAATGATGTGCAATTTGTTCGCTTCAAATGGGTCTAAAGACAACGTGTAGAATTACTTAGATTGAATACTGATATGTAAGGATAGTCTGGCTCCAGGAATACCAATCAACTCAATGGCTCGTCTGTTAGGACAGATGAGTACAGGCCAAAACTGCTGAGGGATGAGGCATCCACATGCGGCCAACCAGTTTCTTTAGAGTAGAGTTAGGCCAGGTGGGGAGGACAGAATGCAAAGTGAATTTTATAGGTGGCACAATTGCACAaaaagtcaatggaaagacCAGATTAGATGCAAATTTGTCAAGGACAGtgcaaattaaaacatgtacgcacttgaaaatgtttcaactcaAGTGACAAATTTTGCATGCATCCAGAGAAAGAGATTAGACTGGAGGGATATAACAGAAGTCTCTTGTTAATTCAGAGTTCAATCAGAGTCGGAGCTGAacgcaaacacagacacagtcagtgTGTCTGTTGCTAGCTAGTTTTACAGCAAACGTGCAGTCGGTACGTTGGCTGTTTGGGGATAACAAACACAGTCCAGCGATCAAATTTGTGCAAATGATGGGAAGCAAATATTCGCTTCTGAACACAACTAGTGTGACTAATAAAAAAGCTACAACAAAGATACAACTTTAAGCTAGTAtgtgtaaaaaatgttaaaaaatgccAATTTTGGCACctccttttgttgttttaccAAATTAGCCAGCACACTTATATTTAGTTATGTGTTTTATGCTCTTTCTAGTACTACATTagggtttttttcttcagtttagttttaagTGAAGGGTTTCAGTTCATTAGTGCTTAATCCACATCCACATGTTCTCCGTTATGTTCTGGTGTTTTACAGGAGAGGGTGAATATCTGCAGGTTCTGGGATCTCCAGGCGGGCGTCTGGCTGCTGTTGCCGCTGCAGTGGGAGATGAACGTTGAGTTCGTCCAAGCCCGAGTCCAACGAGTCATGGTGAGGAAGACTCTGATGCTGCTTGGTGTGTCTTTCCTCTAAACAGTTCTCAGTCTTTTTATGATCAATCAAGGCTCACGGGAGTATTAGTTCATTTAAATATCCGCCAGTTTAGTTTCCCTCTGTGAATGTAAACCTAAAAGGAACTGAAGACTGGGGCTGTGCTTGGTTTTTGTGTTGCAGTCTGCCCTGCCAGGCCTGGTGGACCAGAAGGAGATCACTGCAGCGCTCAGACAGTGTAACTACGACCCTGAAGAAGTCATCTCCGTCTATCTCACCATGTTCGGAGAAATCCTCCTGCAGGCTTCTCCCAGCGCCGATCACAACTACACCGACCTCAACTCCTTCAGGTCCGCAGAAAACGCAGGATTAGCTCCAGAACTACATTCAACATACCTGTAATTCTGCTGCTAGGCTAGGAGCTCTTTCATGCTGTAATGCTCAgtccacacaaaaaaaccctgaaaagcTATTTTGCTGATTGTTACAGCTGGTGTGGCAggtttgtcctgagggtggcTGTCTGTAAGGTTTTAGACTTTCATTGTAGGCTCAGTTGTGCTTTTAGCTCAATGCTAATAGTAAAGTCgagatgaaatggaaaaataccTTTTAAACCCCTTTAGATCACATCCCCggtcatattgtgcacctatttaacaatatataccaaaaataccaaaaaatcaatttctttgtatACATagatcaaaatccaatcatgttttcttcctgtaaaacaaaaaatgacgTGTGCTTAcgtaggcttgaaccaaccaatttcaaccaataatgTCATgacatccgtccatccatcaaTCTTTGCCTTTTAGTGGCACAGAGCTCAGACTCATTATGACACGCACACTCAAATCAAAATCTTCCCAAAGTTATGTCCTGCCTGCCtatcctgtttcactcagaaatatgtCATGATTCGGAAGTAAATTACGTTCTCTcgaaatgctgtttcatctgcACTTTAGAGTATGTTAGCATATTAACGTGCTAACATTGGATGTCAGAGTTAGAATTGTAGAATTTGTCGTCAAGCAGTGTTGTCTAACAGTTTAATTCTTGGTAATATCAAAGACGGTAACTTCTGAATCATTCACATAGTGGCTTCAACAcgctgatgtttagcatgtagcatgctaacacgttCACATTCAGGTTGATTTGAATGCTATTTACAAGTCCGAAACTCGTAATTACCGTAAGTCCGACATAAACGGAGCAGCTTCTGTCTTTACAGCAGGAGTTGCTTTATTAAACTGACCAAACGTCTCACTTTAACCCAACAGAGCCCTCCTGGAGAGGGACCGGGTCATTGAGGATCTGAAGCAGAAGCTCCAGACCAAAGAGAAGGAGGTGGACAATCTCTTCCAGAAGAACAGCTACCTTGCGAGGGAGGTCCGTTACCTGAATGACGTCATCCAGCACCTGAACCAGAAGCTGGCTGAACTGGAGGCCGACAAGCAGGAGGCACGAGAGAAGATCCGATCCCTCCTGAGCCGCCGGGCTCCTGCTGTCCCGCCTGCGAAAACCATCACCAAGCCCACCGTGGACCCGGGCCAACTCCGCCAGGTGAGCCGACTGACCCGTGAGCTGAACGTCTCCAACAAGCAGCTTCGATCCACAGTTCACCAGGCGCTGACCGACATGAAGAACCAGCTGGAGCAGCTG
Protein-coding regions in this window:
- the LOC121897984 gene encoding kinesin-like protein klp-3 isoform X2, with the translated sequence MGSGASVSEVSQPERLEGGVKAESDPPRASTPAGRSDDTLQADEEAVKPDSQTVDIQSLKSEEFNTQRKEEEETTQTVMNTAVNETVDEGEEVSLDFETFLHNNGTLYSCFNHHGNRVYVDESQKLQPFPKEWHSLGRFITPNNESSGQPQTQTSSQPAVREDDRIGSIYIQGKGTVITYMFEERVNICRFWDLQAGVWLLLPLQWEMNVEFVQARVQRVMSALPGLVDQKEITAALRQCNYDPEEVISVYLTMFGEILLQASPSADHNYTDLNSFRALLERDRVIEDLKQKLQTKEKEVDNLFQKNSYLAREVRYLNDVIQHLNQKLAELEADKQEAREKIRSLLSRRAPAVPPAKTITKPTVDPGQLRQVSRLTRELNVSNKQLRSTVHQALTDMKNQLEQLKDGVGKVAQVEQEAAGEVEELRSLYRKEAVERKSLYNKLLELQGNIRVFCRCRKSSASSSCLEKTDDQEVVVVQKGSKKKFQFDKVYPPSSTQEEVFAGTLPVITSCVDGYNVCILAYGQTGSGKTYTMMGSKGNPGVNIRSIRELLRICAEKEKVSYTLKISMLEIYNDSLNDLLAKSPGAALDIRVQGKSVSVPGLTRVQVQTESDILNVMETGEKNRKIASTKMNIQSSRSHLVVALEVEGSDEVSGLMSRGTLTLCDLAGSERISRTEAEGQRLVEAAAINKSLTALGQVR